ggtgggaatccacgcgtgCACTAGAAGGAGAGGGTCATGTTTCTTAGGCCAGATTTATCGAGTTATTCCTAGAAAAGTACTTTCCGAATTGTTTACAGAGTCAATTGGATGtggagtttttggaattgaagcaaggagagaagagtgtggctgaatatgaggccaagttgACAGAATCGGCCCGATTAGCCCCTGGATATGTGAATACCGAGATtcagaaagctaggaggtttcaacaaggattaaaACCTGAagttcgtagtggagtggtggctTTGAAGATCAAGAcgtatacctctgtagttcaggccgccctagtgattgaaagtgatcagaagttggaCTCCAAGGAGAGAAGCaataagaaaaggaagtttgataGTGGTACTAATAAGGTGGATCGAGAAGAGTCCAGTCAGAAGTTCTCAAGGAAATTTGGACGGAATAGAAATAAGAGATTCAGGAGATAAGGCTTTTCCCAGATGAGTTCAGGTGTCACCTCAATTGCCTCTGCCCCAGCTCAATCAACCAAGCTAATCGTGGAATGTAAGTCATGTGGTAAGAAGCATAATGGTCAATGCAGAAAGGATGTCCAGTGTTTTAAGTGTGATCAAAAAGGCCATTATGCGTCAAAGTGTAATTCAGGGAACCCCGGAGTTACCTGCTTAACGTGTGGTAAGGTTGGACACATTTTCAGAAACTATAAGGTCGCTACTCAGGGTAGCATAGGAGGTAGTGTATCTCAAGGACCGGAAACCAGCACAGCAAGAGCCAGAACCTTCAAGATGACCAAGAGATCTAATGCTCAGGATTCAGGTGTAGTTGCAGGTACGTTTTCTCTTAATTTTATGCCTGTTAAAGTTTTGTTTGACTCGGGAGCGTCTAAATCCTTTATATCAAAAGAATGTGTAAGTAGTATAGATTTAATGTTGGAAGGTTTAGATGAGCccttgaccatagaagtggccaaTCAGGTTAAAGTTTCAGTAAGATAATTTTGCCATAGGTGTCAACTAGGAATCTGCAGGCATTCCTTTTTAGTGGACCTAATACCctttgagttaggagaatttgatgtgattctaggaatggattggttgtcccagcataaggcaaatatcggttgtaagaaaaagaaaattttgatgTATACCGAAGATAATGTCAGAATAACTTACCAAGGACAGAAACAggaaaagaaatttctctcgatactgaaaataagaaaactgttgagacaaggatgtgagccGTACTTAGCCCATATTTTGGACACTGAGAAAAAGACGCCTAGtttggatgagattcccatagtTAGTGAATTTTTGGATGTTTTTCTAGATGAGtttccaggattaccacctgatcgtGAGATTGAATTCTCTATCGACCTAATTTCGGGAGTGAAACTAGTTTCAAAGGCTCCTTATCGTATGGCCCCAGTAGAGATGAAGGAATTAtctaagcaacttcaggaacttttggataaaggggtaattagaccaagtgtgtccccgtggggcgcaccagtgttatttgtaaagaagaaggacggaagcatgagGTTGTGTATCGATTATCAGGAACTAAATAtgttaaccatcaagaataagtatcctcgacccaggattgatgacttgtttgaccagcttaaagGAGCGTGTTGTTTTTTTTCGAAGATGGACTTAAGATCGGGTTATCACCAGCTGAAAAttaagcctgaagatataccgaagaccACATTTAGAaccaggtatggccattacgagttcttagtgatgtcatttggattaactaatgcaccagcaacttttatggatttaatgaaccgggtgtataaggagtacttggataaatttgttattgtatttattgatgacattctCATATATTCGAAGACTAAAGACAACAATGCTGAACAACTAAGGATTGCTCTGTAAAGGCTGAGAGAAATGCAgctgtacgctaagttttcgaaatgcaaattttggttggatgaagttcagtttttgggtcatatagtgggtaaggatggtattaaagtggatcccgtaaagattgaagctgtatccaGATGGGAACAACTGAAGACTCCGATAAaagttagaagttttcttggactAGCAGGCTACtaccgaagatttgtgaaggactttgccaagattgcaacTCCATTGACCAAGCTGACCAGGAAAATTGAGTGGTTTGTTTGGAtcgagaaatgtgaagaaagttttcaggaattgaagaaaaGACTAGTGACAACACCTgtgttagcattaccagatgaaacAGGGAATTtcgtgatctacagtgacgcttctCTAAAAGGGTtaggctgtgtgttaatgcaacatgataaggttattgcTTATGCGTCCAGGCAGTTAAAACCCCATGAGGAGAAATACCCagtgcatgatttggaattagcagcaatagtaTTCGCATTGAAGCTATGGATGcattacttgtacggagagaagtgtgacatctatacggatcataaaagcttaaagtatatattcacccagaaggactTGAACATGAGATAAcaaagatggttagagttgatcaaggattacgattgttcCATCAACTATCATCCGGGCAAAGCCAATGCGATAGCAGATGCcttaagtaggaaggaaagattaaATGAGAATAAAGTTTTTCAAGGACTCGCAAGGGAATTGGAAAActtggaaattgaagttcgagtgcCACAAGGTAACAAAGAGCGATTATATGAAATCACTTTTCTGCCAGAATTGATGGAAAGAATAAGAAAGTGTCAAGAGAAAGTTATAAATAAAGGATTGGATAATTTGACGGGAGAAGAAgtttgtactcaaaaggataacaAAGGTATGTTCAGGTTTTCTTTAAGGATATGGATTCCCAATGTgattgaattgaagaatgagattctgcaggaagctcataattctaggTTCTCTATTCACCcggggagtaccaaaatgtatcaagacttaaagaagaacttctggtggccaggaatgaaaaaggaGATTACGGATTGGGTCAGTAAATGTCACATATGTTAGACGTGAAAGGATGAACATCAAAGGacaagtggattgttgcaacccTTGGAGAATCcataatggaaatgggaagagattgcaatgAATTTCGTGGTAGGATTGTCGAAGACAAAGTCGAATCATAACGCTATCCGGGTAATCATCGACATATTGaccaagtcagcacatttcctcccTATCAACGAAAGATATTCTTTGGAAAAGTTGGTTAAAatgtatttggatgaaatagtAACCAAGCATGGAGTTCCCGTGTCCATCGtatcagaccgagacccaagattcaactcaagattttggactaagtttcaagagtgtttgggaactaaattaaacatgagcactgcttatcatcctcaaacagatggccaaagtgagagaatgattcataaaatagaagatatgttaagggtttgtgctttggatttcaagggaaactgggatgatcatctaccgttgattgagttttcttataacaacagctatcatgctagcatcagaatgccaccttatgaagctttgtatggacgtaaaTGCAGATCGCCcttgtattgggacgaagtatgagaaaagaaagtgttagcACCTGAGATAGTGCAACAGACTAGAGATGCAGTGGCATTGATTCAGAAAAGGTTGGAAGCCGCCCAAGACAGACATAGGAAGAATGCAGATTTACATCAGAAAAATATGAATCTTGAGATAGGGTCATTGGTATTGTTGAAGGTATCACCATGAAAAGGGTTAGTTCGATTTGGACAGAAAGGTAAGCTTAGCCCCAGATATATAAGGccatttgaagttttgaagcAAATAGGAAAAGTCGCATACGAGATAGCGTTACCGCCATAGTTGTAGCATCTTCATAATGTATTCCACATATCCATGTTGAAGCCGTACATGCCTAATTCAAATCATGTAATTGAGTATGCACCAATCGAGCTTCAgtcagatttgtcctatgtggaacgaTCAATTCATATTTTAGATCGTAAGGAGCGtgtacttagaaataagtctattcctatagttaaagtactttggagaaaccctagggtagaagagtctacctgggagttagagtcagatatgcttgacaaatatacTCACTTGTTTAAGTAGTTAAGATTCTGAAGACATAATTTTTTAAGGGAAAATGATATAACGACTcttatatttttgtattatttaaatgtataattattgcgtaattaattaaataaaaagtTGTATATTGATTTTGACAGCGGTTCTTTGTTTATTACTATTTGTATGTGATTGTTGGGTTGTGAGGATTATTCGTATAATTATTTGTTGAACCACATTATTTTTATTTCGCTTTAAAAAGTGGTTTAtgaaaatttattttcaaaaatatttgtattgtctttaaaattgtttttatgatttcaTAGTTTCAATAATTagttttgggattttataaaagttcgaaatcaatatttcataaattatttctctttaaatgattttttgattgcatttaattgaaaaatcagtatttaaatccagaattcttcaaaaattatgaaattcatatttttttaagttcataatattctgagaattttaaaattattttggagatttttgggattcattttacccgcgcgttgtttcgtttaatcaTTAAATGCGGGTCTAAGATGggttttaaaatttatttaaaaattatgaaaattatgtttttatttactccgggatatttctaacattttaagattattttggtaatttttggagatTGTTTTATGTGCACCTCGGTCCGTAATTTCGAATTACATGGTAACCGAGCCAGAAACGTTCGTAATTATCCTTGCAAACACGCGTCAGATTTACAAAACAGGGGGACACGAGTTACTTCTCTTGTGCAACATCTGTTAtcagtaaataaaaaaaataaacccAATACCCCCCCACCCCCTGTACTAGATTCACTCTCAGCTCTTTTGTTCGCTCTcgttcctctctctctctctctctctctctctctctctctctctctctctctctctctctctctctctctctctctctctctttctatcTCTTTATCCCTCTGTTTTCTCTCGCCCTGTTGCTTCCTTTTCTTGGTAATTTTTTATGCCGCCCGCTCACACTGTTTGGTTGTCGTTTTCCTTTCGTTTGTCGTTATCGCCGCCGGTTTCCGGCGTGGTAGTGGTGGTGGGGTGTGTGCTCGATTATACGCATATATATACACGTGTATATGTGTGATTATGTGCAAATTTATGTGTGCAAttgtgtgtgtgagtgtgtgtatgtgtgagtagtgtgtgtgtgtgtattttcGCACGGTGACGCGTGTGTGGCATGGCTGTGCGGTGTTGCGCGACTATATTTTTGGTTTGGGCTTGGTTCTGTTGGGCTAATTGTTGTTGGGCTTTGTAGTTTGGGCCAAATTGTTGGGCCTTCTCTGTTGGGCCGTTTATATGTTGTTGGCTGGATTGTTGCAGATTGTTAATTTAAATTCCTTTTCTTGCAGGGATTTATTGATTAATATTCATGATATTAATTACTCATgttgaaaatgattttttgaaataATCGATAAAATTTTGTGTTGGAAATTTTAGAATTAATCGGGTACTCGCGAAATTTTatcgccgtccgcgatgacttttacgagaagacggtggacggtgatgatttttatctgaatcctaaatattttaaataaataaaacgattcgtataaattattttcggAACGTAAATAACTTTTCGCGTGACGAGGCATAGTGATATATAAATTGTGAATTTGGTTTGTtgggaattgacgtcgattgatgtttcgacgggtaggtctataaatagaggagtcgttgtccaaattttatgaaaattatttttaaatacgaATCGAACCTTGATTGTTACGTGTATTATTAATACGTGTACAATATTATAAGAATATGTATGAGTCGGGAATCGTTATCGTTGGGTAATTgtctagcgaggatatgtcaagcataactagtggtctaacctaggttgtttcgattcTTTAGGTTCAAGTCGAAGAACCCATTAGTTAAAGTTGGTTTAGAGTCAAGCCAGTGTTAGtgtaaagcttcgcaaggcaagtacccctgaacaaatcttttacagttcagtatatatgaatgatgttgatttaatttacgtactggaacataacgtcttaagttacgtatcccccgtgtttaaatagttttattaacttacgttttgggggaaaagtgacttctgaaaatgcctatctctagattatAATTAAAACTGGAAAGATTTTGGAAAATTTGATGTGTATAACtgtttaaaagagataggtataattgattttggaaactggataaaaatggatcagatattggatggttacgtaagaggcccgtaacggcccagcGGGTTTGCGTAAGTGGCTAGGTCGGTTGGCGCCCTATTTAAACCGCTTAGTCCAgtgtgacagagacctagctagtctctgagtttcggaacaggTTTGTGGTGGGATGGACTAATCAGCTGTCCCTAGATTCGTCcaattatatatctgattttggtttagtggttcccgtaatggaacagATGATTTTGGTGCTTCTTGTAATGGAATAGTggatttataaatgaaaatagcatgctaaaattggactctggtattcaCACAGCACACAACTGATGATACATTTTTATAAAGCATGCTAGTggttgatatccagtttatacctgttttacttattttcgttaacgagttatgatttctgttcctatgtTGTTTGTATATACActgctttacttgttattcatatagtggtactgttgagcaattgattgctcacccttgcagcttgcTTTGCATTGATATATTGTAGATATCTAGGACCAGTCAGGCCATGGAAGAATAGGGTGTCAGccccctccggtcccggctcttctgaggtagtttgtatcagaccatgaggtctgataAGTTGCTGTAATATGTTAGAGTGTCGGGTTGTTGAATAAATTAGTTGTAGTgtgtaacctaaataatacttgaacctgtgtcagatcttggtttggggtcgtgtttatataataatggttaattagtagtttatattcatgattttttatattttagtgaagtcagcccctgaccccggggttgaggccgtcacaaaaagcgtgcaatttagtttctaattctgCATTCTTTTTATTAAGCCCTTCCTCTGTCTCAAGGTGCTTCTTAATCTTAAGCTCTAAATAAGCATTATTTTGCTTAAGATTTTCCACAGTGACCCTAtcaagaactaacttatcatttttatGTTTGACTTTCTTTTGTTCTCCTTTAAGATCCTCAACAGTCTCTTTTGTGCATCTAAGTGTAGTACAACAGTTTCTATACAATTCTTTTAAGGTATTTTATTGATCAATGCATTCCTTAGTCTTGCATTGTATCTTAAGATAGTGATGAGCAAATACATAGTCATACACAAAGATGGTCTGTCTAAAAGAAACACACTGTTCATTTTCACATAAATTATCAGTAGGTACAACATGAACATCGTAATTGTACCTGTGAAGAAGATTCTGCCATCAAATTAAGATTTTTATACTACTCTTCTTCATCATCGTTATTATCTCAGCTCTTCCATTCAGCTATGTAAGATTTCACTGAATACTTTCTTGAGCTACTTAAGTTACTCTTCTGATAAGCTTTCCCTTTATCCTTTGCTTGTTGAGACTTTCTACGTTCGGTGGTAAAATGTCCAACCTCATCAAAATTGTAGCATCTGAACTTGTTTCTGTCTACTATCCATGTCTTGTAGCCAGATCGAAAAGATGAACTTGACCTCCGTCCATAATTGCTGCTTCCAGAACTCCTAAAGACTTGATTCCTTTTGAACCTGATGTTACTGAACATCCCTATTAGGTTGGTCATAGTAGGATCTTCCATAATTTGCAGCTTTTTAGTGGTATATTAGTCACTTAGATTACCAGAGAGGTCTCCATCATCCATCTCATCCTCAAAGAGCGTTTTAGCTTTAGACTTTGGCTTTTCAGCAATAATATCAAGCtctttgaatccactttccacaaGAGTAGTTGTCTTGAGTAGTTCAGGATTCTTACTATCAACTTTACCACCACCATAGATGATTTTTCTTTGTTCCTACTCCATTTCATGTAACTTCAGTTTACCATAcaacttctcaagtgtcatgGTCTCAAAATCAACACGTTCATGAACATATGAAGCTTTATTCTCTAAGTGGTGAGGTAGGACCAACATAAACTTCCTGTTGACTTCTCTCTGAATATAAGTATTTCCATGGATACTCTATTTATTCAACAACTGGTTAAGCCTTTCAAAGACATGGGTTATACTTTCTTCAGGCAAGGACTTAAAAGCCTCATATTGTGAAGTCAAGATATCCAGTTGATTTTTCCTGACATCTTTAATTCCTTCCATCAGTAGTTCTATGGTCTCCCACATGTGTCTGGAACTCTCACATACCATAATTTGGTGACTCATGTCATCATCCATTGAATCCACCAAAATAATCTACAAGCCTTCATCCAAAGCAATCAATTCTTTATTATGAGCAGTCCATTCTGATTCAAGATATGACATTCTAGATCCAGGAATGCATGGACGTTCCTTCATATGCATATGTCTTCCATTCCTTAAGACATTCATATATTATGGATTTGAAAACTGAATATATAAAAACATTTTTTTCTTCCATAGATTATATCTCAATTTATCGAACTGAGGAACCTGAATACTACTAACTTTCAGAGTACTCATATTTTTAGATCTGAGAAATTTCGCTATATACGGTCTCAAAACACAAACACCCAGTCAGCCAATAATACCAAAACTAGTCAAGTCAAAACCAAAAAACCCAAAATCAGATATACACACCGAAAGCACTTCTAGACTccgtacaaccaaaatcaacaaaaacttgctaatctaatggatctgatctgtatatcgatcaacaagatctgatatcaattgttaggtccaaaaggtacataaaGAGAAGGGCTGAATATATGTTCTTCATTTTTCAactttaaaatgaaataaacaaacataAGAGATTGCATGGAATAATTCTTCTATTAAGAAATTAAACAGTAATGGGTTAGTTACACCTTTGAAAAATTATTCAAAGTTACAAATAGATAAAGCCAATACAAGTTATAAGCTATCAAATGTATGGCTTgtatctatcactctaaaaacTCATAATTCTTATCaaataattaacaatataatTAAAGAAGTTATAAATGATGATTGTATCTAACATGTAAGTCTTTAACTGATGAGTAAACAAATGTACATGACCTCTCATTGTCAAATCAATATATTAAGGTGTTGAGAATAATTTGCAAGAGCTTCACAATATTCAATAAGAGAGAAATACAATTCCAACTGCATAGGCTGGTAAGTAGGTGAGAGAGAAAAAGGACATGTGGCAC
This genomic interval from Apium graveolens cultivar Ventura chromosome 8, ASM990537v1, whole genome shotgun sequence contains the following:
- the LOC141679715 gene encoding uncharacterized protein LOC141679715; translated protein: MSSGVTSIASAPAQSTKLIVECKSCGKKHNGQCRKDVQCFKCDQKGHYASKCNSGNPGVTCLTCGKVGHIFRNYKVATQGSIGGSVSQGPETSTARARTFKMTKRSNAQDSGVVAGTFSLNFMPVKVLFDSGASKSFISKECVSSIDLMLEGLDEPLTIEVANQVKVSVR